A stretch of Vibrio maritimus DNA encodes these proteins:
- a CDS encoding flagellin: protein MAINVNTNVSAMTAQRYLNNAAEGTQKSMERLSSGYKINSAKDDAAGLQISNRLNAQSRGLDMAVKNANDGISIAQTAEGAMNETTNILQRMRDLSLQSANGSNSRDERVAIQEEVTALNDELNRIAETTSFGGNRLLNGTYGTQSFQIGADSGEAVMLTMGNLRSDTAEMGGKSYAANTGKDANWTVGTDTEITMSYTNKQGDDVNLTINAKQGDDIEQLATYINGQSDDVKASVGEDGKIQLFASTQKVDGEVTFGGALASELDLGDAKDVTVKDVDVTSVAGAQEAVAILDGALKSVDSQRAELGAFQNRFNHAINNLSNINENVNASNSRIKDTDYAKETTEMTKNQILQQASTSILAQAKQSPSAALSLLG from the coding sequence ATGGCAATTAATGTAAACACTAACGTGTCTGCAATGACCGCCCAGCGTTACCTGAACAACGCTGCGGAAGGTACACAAAAATCAATGGAGCGTTTGTCTTCGGGCTATAAAATCAACAGCGCGAAAGATGACGCTGCGGGTCTACAGATTTCTAACCGCTTGAACGCGCAAAGCCGCGGTCTTGATATGGCGGTGAAAAACGCAAACGACGGTATCTCTATTGCACAAACCGCTGAAGGTGCAATGAACGAGACCACTAACATCCTGCAACGTATGCGTGACCTATCACTACAATCTGCAAACGGTTCTAACTCAAGAGACGAGCGTGTAGCGATTCAAGAAGAAGTGACGGCGCTTAACGACGAACTTAACCGTATCGCAGAAACAACGTCATTCGGTGGTAACCGTCTTCTAAACGGTACTTACGGTACTCAGTCTTTCCAAATCGGTGCTGACTCTGGTGAAGCAGTAATGCTAACTATGGGTAACCTACGCTCTGATACAGCAGAAATGGGTGGTAAGAGCTACGCAGCGAACACAGGTAAAGATGCTAACTGGACTGTTGGTACTGATACTGAAATCACCATGAGCTATACCAACAAGCAAGGTGATGACGTTAATCTTACTATCAACGCTAAACAAGGCGATGATATCGAACAGCTAGCGACTTACATCAACGGTCAGAGCGATGACGTTAAAGCATCGGTTGGCGAAGACGGCAAAATTCAGCTGTTCGCTTCTACTCAAAAAGTAGACGGTGAAGTGACGTTTGGTGGTGCTCTAGCTTCTGAACTCGATCTAGGTGACGCGAAAGACGTGACTGTTAAAGACGTAGATGTAACGTCAGTAGCGGGTGCTCAAGAAGCGGTTGCTATTCTTGATGGCGCATTGAAGAGCGTTGACTCTCAACGTGCAGAACTGGGTGCATTCCAAAACCGTTTCAACCACGCTATCAACAACCTAAGCAACATTAACGAAAACGTTAATGCATCAAATAGCCGTATCAAAGATACAGACTATGCTAAAGAGACAACTGAGATGACTAAGAATCAAATCTTGCAACAAGCAAGTACTTCGATTCTTGCTCAAGCGAAACAGTCTCCATCGGCGGCTCTTAGCCTACTAGGCTAA
- a CDS encoding flagellar protein FlaG — protein sequence MDISSYASNIQPFASSNGTELASKNTNNAASQQVTTEKKEKSQSVEGVNKTETPELSNKKATEMIQRIANERQQLNDAEREKMVERLDKFLSDMNTGLSFRVDEDTGRNIVTVYAKESGDVIRQFPDEELLEVLKRIEQHGSLTIDMLV from the coding sequence ATGGACATTTCATCCTACGCATCGAACATTCAGCCTTTTGCCTCATCGAATGGCACAGAACTTGCTTCAAAGAATACTAACAATGCCGCCTCTCAACAGGTAACGACAGAGAAAAAAGAGAAATCTCAGTCGGTTGAAGGGGTCAATAAAACTGAGACGCCGGAGCTTTCTAATAAGAAGGCGACGGAGATGATTCAACGCATCGCCAATGAACGACAGCAACTGAATGATGCTGAGCGCGAAAAGATGGTAGAGCGACTGGATAAGTTCTTAAGTGACATGAATACGGGTTTGTCGTTTCGTGTTGATGAAGATACAGGTCGCAATATTGTCACAGTGTATGCGAAAGAAAGTGGTGACGTCATTCGCCAGTTTCCAGATGAAGAACTACTCGAAGTTTTAAAGCGCATTGAACAGCATGGCTCGTTAACCATAGACATGCTGGTTTAA
- the fliD gene encoding flagellar filament capping protein FliD, which translates to MGPIGMSSGMDINSMVSKIVDAERIPKQQRIDFERAKIDTSISAYGRLRESLDTMKNLMANFRQEKAFALRSVNTTEESVVTATATTDAIAGKYAVDVLQLAQSHKIASDVIPEDTRFGPGKLQISLGDEQFDFSLRKNSKLTDVVRAINGASDNPGVRASIIKDRNGPRLIVASNQSGAEKAISINVDAEVGNDLYRFEYKTIEQRVRDLEKAQAEALSVLGMPTGEDAVDGELSPEEAAKVGESEKTNEELNSAEQTKVDETVKEGEENAAQTQEAKSGRPEDTIPGWTETASGTLMDSYQAPKPELDEKAIEKSKEVPGWSNTASGTLTDSYVTPAEAQAKLEEELAAEKAAIAKAVADGDMTEEEAKKLEREKLSPEERERLEKVEAIQAELAEAQRSMQVYMGMSEVQSAQDSVVLLDGVAELSSHNNVIEDAIEGVDLTLKGTTKPGERAAEIGVEYDRESVRADIEQFVAAYNQFFQVSQDLAKVDPATGMAGPLAGDSIVRSADSRLKSVFSASIENAPEDLKTLTEFGITTTRAGNLEINYQLLDKQLNNNFNKLEDFFGGNNGFAKKVEDAIHSMTGMTGSIRTREKSLTEQNYRLNDDQVALDRRMQGIEKRTQDKFAAMQDATGKMQAQLAGMMNALS; encoded by the coding sequence ATGGGTCCGATAGGGATGTCATCTGGCATGGATATCAATTCCATGGTGAGCAAGATAGTCGATGCTGAGCGTATTCCAAAGCAGCAACGTATCGACTTCGAGCGCGCAAAAATTGATACCAGTATCAGTGCCTATGGACGACTCAGAGAGTCACTCGATACGATGAAAAATCTGATGGCAAACTTTCGCCAGGAAAAGGCGTTTGCACTTCGCAGTGTGAACACCACTGAAGAAAGTGTTGTCACAGCAACAGCGACGACTGATGCGATCGCTGGCAAATATGCTGTCGATGTATTGCAGCTTGCACAGAGCCATAAAATCGCTTCTGATGTTATTCCAGAAGACACACGATTTGGCCCAGGTAAGCTGCAAATTTCTCTTGGCGACGAGCAGTTCGACTTTTCCCTTCGCAAGAATTCCAAACTCACCGATGTCGTGAGAGCGATTAACGGTGCCAGTGACAACCCCGGCGTTCGAGCCTCCATTATTAAAGACCGTAATGGGCCGAGACTTATCGTTGCCTCCAACCAGTCTGGTGCTGAAAAAGCCATCAGCATCAATGTTGATGCAGAAGTTGGTAACGATCTCTATCGATTTGAATATAAGACGATTGAGCAGCGAGTTCGCGATCTAGAAAAAGCGCAAGCTGAAGCCTTAAGCGTGCTAGGTATGCCAACGGGCGAAGACGCGGTAGACGGTGAGCTTAGCCCAGAAGAAGCGGCGAAAGTCGGCGAATCAGAAAAAACGAATGAAGAATTAAATTCTGCTGAGCAAACCAAGGTAGACGAGACCGTCAAAGAAGGCGAAGAAAACGCTGCACAGACTCAAGAGGCAAAGTCTGGCCGCCCTGAAGACACAATTCCTGGCTGGACGGAAACCGCGTCGGGCACCCTTATGGATTCTTATCAAGCACCGAAGCCGGAGCTTGATGAGAAAGCCATCGAAAAATCAAAAGAGGTGCCGGGTTGGTCGAACACCGCATCAGGCACGCTTACGGACTCCTATGTCACGCCTGCAGAAGCCCAAGCCAAGCTAGAAGAAGAACTTGCGGCTGAGAAAGCGGCCATCGCCAAGGCTGTTGCCGATGGCGATATGACGGAAGAGGAAGCGAAAAAGCTTGAGCGTGAAAAGCTCTCTCCAGAGGAGCGAGAGCGTTTAGAGAAAGTGGAAGCGATCCAAGCGGAACTAGCCGAAGCGCAGCGCTCAATGCAGGTATACATGGGCATGTCAGAAGTCCAATCTGCCCAAGACTCTGTCGTGTTACTTGATGGAGTTGCTGAGCTTTCCAGTCACAATAATGTGATTGAGGATGCGATTGAAGGTGTCGATTTAACACTCAAAGGCACCACTAAACCTGGCGAGCGCGCCGCAGAAATTGGTGTCGAATACGATAGAGAAAGTGTTCGTGCCGATATCGAGCAGTTTGTTGCCGCCTATAACCAATTTTTCCAAGTGTCACAGGATCTGGCCAAAGTTGATCCCGCTACCGGAATGGCAGGGCCACTTGCAGGAGATAGCATCGTTCGCAGCGCAGACTCTCGTTTAAAAAGTGTGTTTTCGGCCAGCATTGAGAATGCACCTGAGGATCTGAAGACACTGACAGAGTTCGGTATCACTACCACTCGCGCGGGTAATCTCGAAATCAATTATCAGTTGTTGGATAAGCAGCTCAACAACAACTTCAACAAGCTAGAAGACTTTTTTGGTGGCAATAACGGCTTTGCCAAAAAGGTCGAAGATGCGATTCACAGTATGACGGGTATGACAGGTTCAATTCGTACTCGTGAAAAGAGTCTCACAGAACAGAACTATCGACTTAACGATGACCAGGTCGCGCTCGATCGGCGCATGCAAGGCATTGAGAAGCGAACTCAAGACAAGTTCGCGGCGATGCAAGACGCCACGGGTAAGATGCAAGCTCAATTAGCAGGCATGATGAATGCGCTGTCGTAA
- a CDS encoding flagellar protein FliT: MHIFNELSDLDHRLLSLIENIDPETEEIHQLVDKREQIVKTIIDVCKRNPNLQQSAQWKQVVESTRHITVLMESKTEQLGQSLRKYRHGKRSLQQYKNYI, from the coding sequence ATGCATATTTTCAATGAGTTAAGTGATTTGGATCACCGTTTATTATCATTGATAGAAAATATTGACCCAGAGACTGAAGAAATTCATCAACTGGTCGATAAAAGAGAACAAATAGTCAAAACCATCATTGATGTCTGCAAAAGGAATCCGAACCTGCAGCAAAGTGCCCAATGGAAGCAAGTCGTCGAGTCGACACGCCATATCACGGTACTTATGGAATCGAAAACGGAACAGCTGGGACAGTCGTTAAGAAAATACCGACATGGTAAACGTTCCTTACAGCAGTACAAAAATTATATTTGA
- the fliS gene encoding flagellar export chaperone FliS, with protein MRGSLQAYKKVSVDSQLTAASPHKVIQMLMGGAIERLIQAKAAMEQGNIPVKGERIGKALDIIIALRSCLSMDDGGDIAKNLDQLYEFMITQISAANHENNPQPIDDVIEIIREIKSAWDQIPTDYHNLTAQEVGI; from the coding sequence ATGCGTGGTTCATTGCAAGCATATAAGAAAGTTTCAGTAGACAGCCAATTGACCGCTGCCTCGCCGCACAAAGTTATCCAAATGCTGATGGGTGGAGCGATAGAGCGTTTGATCCAAGCAAAAGCGGCGATGGAACAAGGCAATATTCCAGTAAAGGGTGAGCGTATTGGTAAAGCGCTGGACATCATTATCGCGCTGCGTAGCTGCCTATCGATGGACGATGGCGGTGATATTGCCAAGAATCTAGACCAACTTTATGAGTTCATGATCACGCAAATTTCAGCGGCTAACCATGAAAACAATCCGCAACCAATTGATGATGTTATAGAAATTATCCGCGAGATAAAATCTGCTTGGGATCAAATTCCAACCGATTATCACAACCTAACTGCTCAAGAAGTAGGTATTTAA
- a CDS encoding sigma-54 dependent transcriptional regulator, producing the protein MQDLAKLLVIADDSQVRNNLQTILEFVGEHCVAISSNDINQIDWTRTWSGCIVGALQSPTLSKALLSQLSVSNHIPLLVTSEFTGAVESLTNFVGELEFPLNYRQLSDALRHCGEFLGRKGVQVPSAARKNTLFRSLVGQSPGIQEVRHLIEQVSGSEANVLILGESGTGKEVVARNIHYHSTRRKGPFVPVNCGAIPPDLLESELFGHEKGAFTGAITARKGRFELAEGGTLFLDEIGDMPMPMQVKLLRVLQERVFERVGGTAVIKANVRIVAATHRNLESMISQGEFREDLFYRLNVFPIEMPSLRERKEDIPLLLQELLARMEAEGGQPICFAPRSINSLMEHDWPGNVRELANLVERMVILYPNSLVDVNHLPVKYRYSDIPEFQPEMNAFKTIEEQERDALDSIFSDDFSFSDEPEFDEQLSPQSLPPEGVNLKEMLADLEVNMINQALDAQDGIVARAADMLGMRRTTLVEKMRKYSINR; encoded by the coding sequence ATGCAAGACTTAGCTAAACTTCTTGTTATCGCTGATGACTCGCAGGTGCGAAATAACCTACAAACCATTCTCGAGTTTGTAGGTGAGCACTGCGTCGCAATCTCATCAAACGACATCAATCAGATTGATTGGACTCGGACCTGGTCTGGGTGCATCGTTGGTGCATTGCAAAGCCCGACGCTTTCTAAAGCGTTGCTGTCGCAGCTTTCTGTGTCAAATCATATCCCTTTATTAGTCACAAGCGAGTTTACTGGCGCAGTAGAGTCGCTGACAAATTTTGTCGGTGAACTCGAATTCCCTCTCAACTATCGCCAGCTTAGCGATGCATTACGTCACTGTGGCGAGTTTCTTGGCCGCAAAGGCGTTCAAGTACCTTCTGCGGCACGCAAAAACACTTTGTTTCGCAGCCTAGTTGGGCAAAGTCCCGGTATTCAAGAGGTTCGCCATTTAATCGAGCAGGTATCAGGCTCTGAAGCCAACGTACTAATCTTAGGTGAATCGGGCACGGGCAAAGAAGTAGTGGCGCGAAATATTCACTACCATTCAACCCGCCGTAAAGGGCCTTTCGTTCCGGTTAACTGCGGCGCGATCCCACCCGATTTGCTTGAAAGTGAATTGTTTGGTCACGAGAAAGGGGCGTTTACTGGTGCTATTACAGCGCGCAAAGGTCGTTTCGAGCTAGCAGAAGGCGGCACTCTGTTTTTGGATGAAATTGGTGATATGCCAATGCCAATGCAGGTGAAACTGCTTCGCGTGCTGCAAGAGCGAGTGTTCGAGCGCGTGGGTGGTACAGCTGTCATTAAGGCCAATGTTCGTATTGTTGCTGCGACGCACCGCAACCTTGAATCAATGATCTCTCAAGGAGAGTTCCGTGAAGACCTATTCTATCGTCTGAACGTGTTCCCTATCGAGATGCCTTCGCTTCGTGAGCGTAAAGAAGATATTCCCCTGTTGTTGCAAGAACTCTTGGCTCGTATGGAAGCAGAGGGGGGTCAACCGATCTGTTTCGCACCACGTTCTATTAATTCTTTGATGGAGCATGACTGGCCAGGTAACGTACGTGAACTCGCGAACCTAGTTGAGCGTATGGTTATCCTGTACCCAAATAGCTTGGTGGATGTGAATCACCTACCGGTTAAATACCGCTACAGTGATATTCCCGAGTTCCAACCAGAAATGAATGCGTTCAAAACCATTGAAGAGCAAGAGCGTGATGCGTTAGACAGCATTTTCTCTGACGACTTCTCGTTCAGCGATGAGCCAGAGTTTGATGAGCAACTCTCTCCTCAGTCACTGCCTCCAGAAGGGGTCAACCTTAAAGAGATGTTGGCGGATCTTGAGGTGAACATGATCAATCAAGCGCTTGATGCTCAAGACGGTATTGTGGCACGTGCTGCCGATATGCTGGGTATGCGTCGAACTACCTTGGTTGAAAAGATGCGCAAGTACAGCATCAATCGTTAG
- a CDS encoding sensor histidine kinase: protein MVNETSQPEPESSSHLDSLEAQVERYQQVIEAMPAGVILLDSQGVVREANPEAHRILEIPLVGQKWFHLIQVVFDPREDDGHEVSLRNGRKVRLAISASKTGQLILITDLTETRLLQSRVSDLQRLSSLGRMVASLAHQVRTPLSSAMLYASNLGAPNLPQATRERFQVKLVDRLHDLEKQVNDMLLFAKGGDNKVIKPFTIADLVAEYQPMVETTLKSNQIDYCLEVEQEETQLLGNANALASALSNLVLNAVQIAGKGSQVDVFFRPVNNELKISVQDSGPGVPKELQQKIMEPFFTTRSQGTGLGLAVVQMVCRAHEGRLELISEDDDGACFTMCLPLAETTSNQEVTDEGLN from the coding sequence ATGGTCAATGAAACATCGCAACCTGAACCAGAGTCGAGCTCACATCTTGACTCCCTAGAGGCGCAAGTTGAACGCTACCAACAGGTTATCGAAGCCATGCCTGCGGGCGTTATCCTATTGGATTCCCAAGGCGTTGTAAGAGAAGCTAACCCTGAAGCGCATCGAATCCTAGAGATCCCACTTGTTGGTCAAAAATGGTTCCACCTTATCCAAGTCGTGTTTGACCCAAGAGAAGATGACGGCCATGAGGTATCGCTGCGTAATGGGCGTAAGGTACGTCTTGCTATTTCAGCATCAAAAACCGGTCAGCTGATTCTAATTACCGACCTTACCGAAACACGTTTGCTCCAGTCTCGCGTCAGCGACCTGCAACGATTGTCATCATTGGGACGTATGGTGGCGTCATTGGCACACCAAGTGAGAACGCCATTGTCGAGTGCAATGCTCTACGCGTCGAACCTTGGAGCGCCAAACTTGCCGCAAGCGACACGTGAGCGTTTTCAAGTCAAGCTTGTCGATCGACTGCATGACCTAGAAAAGCAGGTGAATGATATGCTGCTGTTTGCCAAAGGCGGTGATAACAAGGTGATTAAGCCGTTTACCATCGCTGATTTAGTCGCAGAATATCAACCTATGGTAGAGACCACGCTGAAGAGCAATCAAATTGATTACTGCTTAGAAGTCGAGCAAGAGGAAACTCAGCTCCTTGGCAACGCCAATGCGTTGGCGTCAGCGCTAAGTAACCTCGTGCTCAATGCAGTCCAAATTGCGGGTAAGGGCTCACAGGTCGATGTGTTCTTTAGACCCGTAAATAATGAACTCAAGATCTCGGTTCAAGACAGCGGACCGGGTGTTCCAAAAGAGTTACAACAAAAAATCATGGAGCCATTTTTCACGACACGTTCACAAGGCACGGGCCTTGGTCTCGCAGTAGTGCAAATGGTATGTCGTGCCCACGAGGGACGATTGGAATTAATATCAGAAGACGATGATGGCGCATGCTTTACCATGTGTCTGCCACTAGCAGAAACCACATCGAATCAAGAAGTAACAGATGAAGGATTAAACTGA
- a CDS encoding sigma-54-dependent transcriptional regulator, with translation MAQSKVLIVEDDEGLREALVDTLALAGYEWVEADCAEDALVKLKTQPVDIVVSDVQMAGMGGLALLRNIKQHWPNLPVLLMTAYANIEDAVAAMKEGAIDYMAKPFAPEVLLNMVSRYAPVKSDDNGDAVVADPKSIQLLALAEKVAKTDASVMVLGPSGSGKEVMSRYIHNKSLRADGPFVAINCAAIPDNMLEATLFGYEKGAFTGAIQACPGKFEQAQGGTILLDEISEMDLNLQAKLLRVLQEREVERLGSRKSISLDVRVLATSNRDLKQYVQEGNFREDLYYRLNVFPIAWPALRERTGDIAPLARHLTERHCKKLGMPMPEFTEQALAKLQSYPWPGNVRELDNVVQRALILCEKNRVSAEHILLEGVDWQDASSLQMAVAEPQSVAVPTVAPVAEAVSELARPVATSEGLGGELRDQEFAIILETLKECEGRRKEMAEKLGISPRTLRYKLAKMRDAGIEIPS, from the coding sequence ATGGCTCAGAGCAAAGTACTGATCGTAGAGGATGATGAAGGTCTACGCGAAGCATTAGTCGATACTCTTGCGCTTGCAGGTTACGAGTGGGTAGAAGCGGACTGTGCGGAAGACGCGCTGGTGAAGCTGAAAACTCAACCCGTAGATATTGTGGTCTCTGATGTTCAGATGGCGGGCATGGGTGGTCTAGCCCTGCTACGTAACATCAAGCAGCACTGGCCGAACTTACCTGTTCTGTTAATGACGGCTTACGCCAATATTGAAGACGCTGTAGCGGCGATGAAAGAGGGCGCCATTGATTATATGGCGAAGCCTTTTGCGCCTGAAGTCTTGCTCAATATGGTGAGTCGCTATGCGCCAGTTAAGTCGGACGATAATGGTGATGCGGTTGTTGCTGATCCGAAGAGTATTCAGCTCCTTGCGCTTGCAGAGAAGGTCGCTAAGACCGATGCGAGTGTTATGGTTCTTGGTCCAAGTGGCTCTGGTAAAGAAGTCATGTCGCGCTACATTCATAACAAATCACTGCGTGCTGACGGCCCTTTTGTAGCCATTAACTGTGCGGCGATTCCAGATAACATGCTAGAAGCGACATTGTTTGGCTACGAGAAAGGCGCATTTACCGGCGCGATTCAGGCATGTCCTGGTAAGTTTGAACAAGCTCAAGGCGGGACCATTTTGCTGGATGAAATCAGCGAGATGGATCTAAACCTTCAAGCAAAATTGCTGCGTGTATTGCAAGAGCGTGAGGTTGAGCGTCTTGGTAGCCGTAAGAGTATCTCATTGGATGTTCGTGTACTTGCGACCAGTAACCGCGACCTTAAGCAATATGTGCAAGAGGGTAACTTCCGAGAAGACCTGTATTACCGACTCAATGTGTTCCCAATCGCTTGGCCAGCGCTTCGTGAGCGTACCGGCGATATTGCGCCGCTAGCACGTCACCTGACGGAGCGTCACTGTAAGAAATTGGGTATGCCTATGCCGGAGTTTACTGAGCAAGCACTAGCCAAACTTCAATCCTATCCGTGGCCAGGTAACGTTCGTGAACTTGATAACGTGGTTCAGCGAGCCCTGATCCTGTGCGAGAAAAACCGAGTCTCAGCCGAACATATTTTGTTGGAAGGCGTGGATTGGCAAGACGCATCCAGCCTGCAAATGGCGGTAGCAGAACCACAATCGGTGGCAGTACCAACGGTTGCGCCTGTTGCTGAAGCTGTGTCTGAACTGGCTCGCCCAGTGGCAACCAGCGAAGGTCTTGGTGGTGAGCTGCGTGACCAAGAGTTTGCCATCATTTTGGAGACGCTCAAAGAGTGTGAGGGTCGCCGAAAAGAAATGGCAGAGAAGTTAGGTATCAGCCCAAGAACGCTGCGCTATAAGCTCGCCAAAATGCGCGATGCTGGAATTGAGATCCCTAGCTAA
- the fliE gene encoding flagellar hook-basal body complex protein FliE: MKVDGLHSEMQAMMFEASNTKPAANAHQVGANFGDMLSQAVNNVNGLQKTSGDLQMRFDRGDADVSLSDVMIARNKSSVAFEATIQVRNKLVEAYKELMNMPV; the protein is encoded by the coding sequence ATGAAAGTTGACGGATTACACAGTGAAATGCAAGCGATGATGTTTGAAGCGTCAAACACTAAGCCTGCAGCCAATGCCCATCAAGTAGGGGCGAATTTTGGAGACATGCTTTCCCAAGCAGTAAATAACGTAAATGGCCTACAAAAAACATCGGGCGATTTACAGATGCGTTTTGACCGTGGCGATGCCGATGTGTCGTTATCCGACGTGATGATTGCTCGTAACAAATCAAGCGTCGCGTTTGAAGCAACCATACAAGTGAGAAATAAGCTCGTCGAAGCCTATAAAGAACTCATGAACATGCCCGTGTAA
- the fliF gene encoding flagellar basal-body MS-ring/collar protein FliF → MDSGTDTAMVASSDIASDSQNPDINEKSSSKFDLAVGDLDLLRQIVLVLSISICVALIVMLFFWVKEPEMRPLGVYETEELIPVLDYLDQKKVAYKLEGNALSVPANEYNNLKLDMVRAGLNRQSNAGDDILMQDMGFGVSQRLEQERLKLSRERQLAKAIEQMKQVRSARILLALPKQSVFVRHNQEASASVFLTLATGSLLRQQEIDSVVDMVASAVPGMKPSRITVTDQHGRLLNSGSQDATSMARRKEQELERNQEQALREKIDSVLIPILGLGNYTAQVDIELDFSAVEQTRKRFDPNTPATRSEYTLEDYNNGSVVAGVPGALSNQPPADASIPTDVAQMKDGSVMGQGSVHKEATRNFELDTTISHERKQTGVVNRQTVAVAIKNRAKVNPDTGEVTYEPRSESELAALRQILVGAVGFNENRGDLLNVLSMTFEEPAAELLPDVPIWEHPNFNDWIRWFASALVIIVVVLVLIRPAMKKLLNPAAQDEDEQLYGPDGLPLGADGETSLIGTDIDGSELFEFSSGIDLPNLHKDEDVLKAVRALVANEPELAAQVVKNWMAEN, encoded by the coding sequence ATGGACAGTGGTACCGATACTGCAATGGTAGCGAGCTCAGACATAGCGTCCGACAGTCAAAACCCTGACATCAATGAAAAAAGCAGTTCTAAGTTTGATCTGGCAGTCGGTGATCTCGATCTGCTAAGACAGATCGTACTGGTGCTGTCTATCTCTATCTGTGTCGCTTTGATTGTGATGCTGTTCTTCTGGGTGAAAGAACCTGAGATGCGCCCACTTGGCGTTTATGAAACCGAAGAGCTTATTCCCGTTCTGGATTACCTAGACCAGAAAAAAGTTGCCTACAAGCTCGAAGGTAACGCATTAAGCGTTCCTGCTAATGAATACAACAATCTGAAGCTTGATATGGTTCGTGCGGGCCTGAACCGTCAGTCGAACGCGGGCGATGATATCTTAATGCAAGATATGGGCTTTGGCGTATCTCAACGCCTTGAGCAAGAGCGTCTCAAGCTAAGCCGTGAAAGACAGCTTGCCAAAGCTATAGAACAAATGAAGCAGGTACGTTCTGCTCGTATCTTATTAGCACTGCCAAAGCAAAGTGTGTTTGTTCGCCACAATCAAGAAGCATCCGCATCGGTATTTTTAACATTGGCGACGGGCTCGCTGCTTAGACAGCAAGAGATCGATTCCGTGGTCGATATGGTGGCAAGTGCCGTTCCAGGTATGAAACCGTCGCGCATTACTGTTACCGACCAACACGGTCGTCTGCTCAACTCTGGCTCACAAGACGCGACGTCTATGGCGAGACGAAAAGAGCAGGAGTTAGAGCGTAACCAAGAGCAAGCACTTCGCGAGAAAATTGACTCGGTACTGATTCCAATCTTAGGTCTTGGCAACTATACCGCTCAGGTTGATATCGAGTTGGACTTTAGCGCTGTTGAGCAAACGCGCAAGCGCTTCGACCCAAATACCCCGGCGACACGAAGTGAATACACACTTGAAGATTACAATAACGGCAGCGTAGTCGCTGGCGTTCCTGGTGCGCTGAGTAACCAGCCTCCGGCCGATGCCTCAATCCCAACTGATGTGGCGCAGATGAAAGATGGCTCGGTAATGGGTCAAGGCTCAGTGCACAAAGAGGCGACTCGCAACTTTGAGCTTGATACCACCATCAGTCACGAGCGCAAGCAAACGGGCGTAGTGAATCGTCAAACGGTTGCCGTTGCTATCAAAAATCGTGCGAAAGTGAACCCAGATACGGGCGAAGTGACCTATGAGCCTCGCTCTGAGAGTGAACTTGCCGCTTTGCGTCAGATATTAGTCGGTGCTGTTGGCTTTAATGAAAACCGCGGTGACCTTCTCAATGTTCTTAGTATGACGTTCGAAGAGCCAGCAGCTGAGCTATTACCAGATGTGCCTATTTGGGAGCATCCAAACTTTAACGATTGGATTCGTTGGTTTGCAAGTGCACTCGTTATCATCGTAGTCGTACTTGTATTGATTCGCCCAGCGATGAAGAAACTGCTTAATCCTGCCGCTCAGGATGAAGATGAGCAACTATACGGACCAGACGGCTTGCCGTTGGGTGCGGATGGCGAAACCAGCCTGATTGGCACTGATATTGATGGTAGTGAGCTGTTCGAATTTAGCTCTGGTATTGACTTACCTAACCTACATAAAGACGAAGATGTGCTGAAAGCAGTGCGTGCACTTGTTGCGAATGAACCTGAACTTGCAGCGCAAGTTGTGAAGAATTGGATGGCTGAAAACTAA